The proteins below come from a single Corylus avellana chromosome ca3, CavTom2PMs-1.0 genomic window:
- the LOC132175734 gene encoding probable galacturonosyltransferase 12: MQLYISPSLRHITVFPGKGFKEFIKVKVGSRRVSYRMLFYSLLFFTFLLRFVFVLTAVDTIDGERKCSTIGCLGKRLGPSLLGRRLDANVPEVIYQVLEEPISKDELKGRSDVPQTLEDFMAEIKKSKSDAKTFAIKLREMVTLLEQRTRTAKIQEYLYRHVASSSIPKQLHCLALKLANEHSTNAAARLQLPSAELVPALVDNSYFHFVLASDNVLAASVVASSLVHNSLRPQNVVLHIITDRKTYSPMQAWFSLHPLSPAIIEVKALHHFDWFAKGKVPVLEAMEKDQRVRSKFRGGSSAIVANNTEKPQVIAAKLQALSPKYNSMMNHIRIHLPELFPSLNKVVFLDDDIVVQTDLSPLWDIDMNGSVNGAVETCRGEDKFVMSKRLKSYLNFSHPLISKNFDPNECAWAYGMNIFDLEAWRKTNISLAYHYWLEQNLKSDLSLWQLGTLPPGLIAFHGHVHVIEPFWHMLGLGYQDNTTFADAESAGVIHFNGRAKPWLEIAFPKLRPLWAKYVDFSDKFIKSCHIRAS, encoded by the exons ATGCAGCTTTACATATCGCCCAGTTTGAGGCACATTACTGTGTTTCCGGGGAAAGGTTTCAAAGAGTTCATCAAAGTGAAGGTTGGCTCCAGACGGGTTTCCTATCGAATGCTCTTCTATTCCCTTCTGTTCTTCACATTTCTTCTCCGATTCGTCTTCGTCTTGACTGCTGTGGACACCATTGATGGAGAAAGGAAGTGCTCTACCATAG GTTGCCTGGGAAAAAGATTAGGTCCAAGTCTTTTGGGAAGAAGGCTGGACGCAAAT GTCCCAGAAGTGATATACCAGGTACTAGAAGAGCCCATTAGCAAAGATGAATTAAAAGGAAGATCTGATGTTCCTCAAACTTTAGAAGATTTCATGGCTGAGATTAAGAAAAGCAAATCAGACGCAAAGACCTTTGCAATCAAGCTTAGGGAGATG GTTACTCTTCTTGAACAAAGAACCCGCACGGCCAAAATCCAAGAATATTTATACCGCCATGTAGCATCGAGCAGCATACCGAAACAGCTCCACTGCCTTGCACTAAAGCTAGCCAATGAGCACTCCACCAATGCAGCTGCCCGTCTCCAGCTACCTTCTGCTGAACTCGTCCCTGCCCTTGTCGATAACTCCTACTTCCACTTCGTCCTTGCCTCCGACAACGTGCTTGCCGCCTCCGTCGTTGCATCATCGCTTGTCCACAACTCATTGCGCCCCCAGAATGTTGTCCTTCACATAATCACCGATAGAAAGACTTACTCTCCAATGCAGGCGTGGTTCTCGTTGCACCCGTTGTCGCCTGCTATAATTGAAGTCAAGGCCTTGCACCATTTCGATTGGTTTGCGAAGGGGAAGGTCCCGGTTTTGGAGGCAATGGAGAAAGATCAACGCGTGCGGTCGAAGTTTAGAGGTGGGTCGTCGGCCATTGTGGCAAATAATACTGAGAAGCCTCAAGTCATTGCAGCAAAGTTACAAGCATTGAGTCCTAAATATAATTCTATGATGAATCACATTAGAATTCATCTACCAGag TTGTTCCCCAGCTTAAACAAGGTGGTCTTCCTGGACGACGACATTGTGGTTCAAACAGATCTTTCGCCTCTATGGGACATTGATATGAATGGCAGTGTCAATGGAGCAGTGGAAACATGCAGGGGAGAAGATAAATTTGTTATGTCAAAGCGGCTGAAGAGCTATTTGAACTTCTCCCATCCTTTGATATCAAAGAATTTCGATCCCAATGAATGTGCATGGGCTTATGGCATGAACATTTTTGATCTAGAGGCATGGAGGAAGACCAACATAAGCCTTGCATACCACTACTGGCTTGAACAG AACTTGAAATCGGACCTGAGTTTGTGGCAGCTAGGGACATTACCTCCAGGACTAATAGCTTTCCATGGTCATGTCCATGTTATTGAACCTTTCTGGCACATGCTGGGGCTGGGTTACCAGGACAATACGACCTTTGCTGATGCTGAGAGTGCTGGTGTCATCCATTTTAATGGCAGAGCCAAGCCTTGGCTAGAGATAGCATTCCCAAAACTCAGGCCATTGTGGGCTaagtatgtggacttttccgaTAAATTCATCAAGAGCTGTCATATTAGGGCATCTTAG
- the LOC132175675 gene encoding disease resistance protein At4g27190-like — MEVVGAVVGEVVIATGRVLCCSIYSKMENTVKFQSNLDVLKKEMELLLALRDGIKNETELAEQEEKVVRSQVIEWLKEVEELQLKVNQIQAVRLSQLSLNCSKRYRISKEAIEKLKDIHGLLEAGRSHSGAVAVNHRMPRAVERIPGPTIQDQTTPSKTLAEIMALLSDDEVQRIGIWGMGGVGKTTLVRNLNNKLKGTSVQPFGIVIWVTISRNLDIKNVQKQIAERLNLPPIMGESMERLTNRLYEKLEKVEKFMIILDDVWEKIDLDYLGVPRHEDNKGSKIILTTRSFDVCRHMMTDRQVKVAVLNDDESWQLFSRNAGNVASLEHISPFAKAIARECCGLPLALVTMGAAMREKTKVELWKHALNELQRSVSCPPHIEDKIYKPLKWSYDSLEGEKIKYCFLYCSLFPEDFSIEISELAQCWLAEGLLNEKENYEDSFNRVINLIEILKDSCLLENGAHMDTVKMHDVIRDVAIWIASLLEDGCKSFVCSGSGLSEMSVVELSNSFKRVSFMNNKIIRLPDCVVQCSKASTLLLQGNVPLDRVPERFLQGFEALRILNMSGTNIHSLPLSVLQLGELRTLLLRDCRNLKELPPLEKLSRLQVLDLSATGIRELPRGMENLSNLKQLNLSRNIHLTSIQAGIIYRLSCLEVLIMTPSAYQFSVKRNVQEAMACLEELKCLERLLVLYIRLERIPYFSYEDLLWMDRLRQFYFSIGPTEKNLATRHEKRVGDFLPNRREKRVGNFFPTRHEEKVVYIRHLDLRSEELIGPLLSTANYLILGHCLGLSDMLENLVLNSVVCFAGLKSLTIQSCSGSVWQGGCAADSDLLPNLEELYLEHLNYGKSISELFGHLRLRFLRLKLIQVLSCSQMEYLFSCGCLPKLEVIEVRGCDRLGELFIYDSVQYIAPNPVVPSLRILELDCLPELRTLCRDEEIWPHLEQVHVFKCNLVRKLPLTDQNAENMKEIEGESQWWNTLKWHADTTKSSLLSYFHPIQREPRAMSVWDSGRSIV; from the coding sequence ATGGAAGTGGTGGGTGCGGTTGTTGGTGAAGTGGTGATAGCAACTGGCCGGGTTCTGTGTTGCTCTATCTATTCCAAGATGGAGAACACTGTCAAATTCCAATCAAATCTCGATGTTTTGAAAAAGGAGATGGAACTCCTCCTTGCTCTAAGAGAtggaataaaaaatgaaacggAATTAGCCgagcaagaagaaaaagtagTGAGAAGTCAAGTCATAGAGTGGCTTAAGGAGGTTGAAGAGCTGCAGCTTAAAGTCAACCAGATTCAAGCAGTAAGGCTGTCTCAACTGTCCTTAAATTGCAGTAAACGGTATAGAATAAGCAAGGAAGCGATAGAGAAGCTCAAAGATATACATGGGCTCCTAGAAGCTGGGAGGTCACATTCCGGTGCTGTGGCTGTCAATCATCGAATGCCCAGAGCGGTGGAGCGCATTCCTGGACCAACAATTCAAGATCAAACAACACCATCAAAGACTTTGGCTGAAATTATGGCTTTATTGTCTGATGATGAAGTCCAAAGGATCGGTATTTGGGGAATGGGAGGGGTAGGCAAGACTACCTTGGTGAGAAACTTGAACAATAAGCTCAAGGGTACTTCAGTGCAACCTTTTGGCATCGTCATATGGGTTACTATATCCCGTAATTTGGACATAAAAAATGTCCAGAAACAAATAGCTGAGAGATTGAATTTGCCACCAATAATGGGAGAAAGTATGGAGAGATTGACTAATCGACTTTATGAAAAACTTGAGAAGGTGGAAAAATTTATGATCATTCTAGATGATGTATGGGAGAAAATTGATTTGGACTATTTGGGTGTCCCACGGCACGAAGATAACAAGGGTTCTAAGATCATATTGACAACTCGATCTTTCGACGTTTGTAGGCATATGATGACCGATAGACAAGTTAAAGTGGCTGTTTTAAATGATGATGAATCTTGGCAATTGTTTAGTAGAAATGCAGGTAATGTGGCCAGTTTGGAACACATTTCACCATTTGCAAAAGCAATTGCTAGAGAATGTTGCGGATTGCCTTTGGCCCTCGTCACGATGGGAGCTGCTATGAGAGAAAAGACAAAGGTTGAACTGTGGAAGCATGCATTAAATGAATTGCAGAGATCAGTTTCTTGTCCACCACACATTGAGGATAAGATCTATAAGCCATTGAAGTGGAGTTATGACTCATTAGaaggtgaaaaaataaaatattgttttctgTACTGCTCTTTGTTTCCCGAAGACTTCTCAATTGAAATAAGTGAACTCGCACAGTGCTGGCTGGCAGAAGGGTTGctaaatgagaaagaaaattatgagGATTCATTCAATAGAGTCattaatttgattgaaattttGAAGGATTCTTGTTTGTTGGAAAATGGTGCTCATATGGACACTGTAAAGATGCATGACGTTATTCGCGATGTTGCTATATGGATTGCATCATTGTTAGAGGATGGATGTAAATCCTTTGTTTGTTCAGGGTCTGGCTTGAGTGAAATGTCAGTTGTCGAgttatcaaattcttttaaaaGAGTTTCGTTCATGAATAACAAGATAATAAGGCTGCCTGATTGTGTGGTACAATGTTCAAAGGCTTCCACGTTGCTACTACAAGGTAATGTTCCCCTTGATAGGGTTCCCGAGAGATTTCTACAAGGATTTGAAGCACTCAGGATCTTGAATATGAGTGGAACTAACATTCATTCATTGCCACTTTCTGTACTTCAACTTGGTGAACTCCGAACTCTTCTTTTACGGGATTGCCGCAATCTTAAAGAATTACCCCCACTAGAAAAGCTTAGTAGACTTCAAGTGCTTGACCTCTCTGCCACTGGTATTAGAGAATTGCCAAGAGGGATGGAAAACTTGAGCAACTTGAAGCAACTAAACCTGTCCCGAAATATCCACCTAACATCCATTCAAGCTGGAATTATATATCGGTTGTCTTGTTTAGAGGTTCTGATTATGACACCAAGTGCTTATCAATTCAGTGTGAAGAGAAATGTACAAGAGGCAATGGCATGTCTTGAAGAGCTAAAATGCCTTGAGCGATTACTTGTCCTCTACATCAGATTGGAGAGAATCCCATATTTCAGCTATGAAGATCTTTTATGGATGGATAGATTAAGACAATTCTACTTTTCCATCGGCCCAACGGAGAAAAACTTAGCAACTAGACATGAAAAAAGGGTGGGGGATTTCCTTCCAAATAGACGTGAAAAAAGGGTGGGGAATTTCTTTCCAACTAGACATGAAGAAAAGGTGGTGTATATCAGGCATCTTGATCTTCGTTCAGAAGAACTGATTGGGCCATTGTTGAGTACTGCAAATTATCTCATCTTAGGTCATTGTTTGGGACTGAGTGATATGCTAGAAAACTTGGTCCTTAATAGTGTTGTCTGCTTTGCTGGTTTAAAATCTCTTACCATCCAGAGTTGTAGCGGCAGTGTATGGCAAGGAGGATGTGCTGCTGATAGTGATCTACTACCAAACCTAGAGGAACTTTATCTCGAACATCTGAATTACGGAAAAAGCATTTCAGAACTGTTTGGCCATCTTCGGTTGAGATTTCTTAGACTAAAATTAATACAAGTGTTGTCGTGTTCTCAAATGGAATATCTTTTTTCCTGTGGTTGCCTGCCAAAATTAGAAGTAATTGAGGTACGGGGCTGTGACAGGTTAGGTGAGCTCTTTATTTATGATTCCGTGCAATATATCGCTCCAAATCCTGTTGTTCCAAGCCTACGGATATTGGAATTGGATTGTCTTCCTGAATTAAGGACTCTTTGCCGAGACGAAGAGATATGGCCACATCTAGAGCAGGTTCATGTGTTCAAGTGCAATCTAGTTAGGAAGCTGCCTCTTACCGACCAAAATGcagaaaacatgaaagaaataGAAGGAGAATCACAATGGTGGAATACGTTGAAGTGGCATGCCGACACAACCAAATCAAGTTTGCTGTCGTATTTCCATCCAATTCAAAGAGAACCCCGGGCAATGAGTGTATGGGATAGTGGGAGAAGTATCGTATAG